One candidate division WOR-3 bacterium genomic window, CGTCCTACAGTGGCTGTTACAATGGGTTGCGACACCGCAAGGTGGAGCCAATCCTGAAAAGCAGCCATGGTTCGGATTGCAGGCTGCAACTCGCCTGCATGAAGATGGAATCGCTAGTAATCGCAGATCAGCATGCTGCGGTGAATACGTTCCCGGGTCTTGTACACACCGCCCGTCACGCCATGGGAGCCGGTAATACCTGAAGTCTCCGTTTTATCGGGGCCCAAGGTAGGACCGGTGACTGGGGCGAAGTCGTAACAAGGTAGCCGTACGGGAACGTGCGGCTGGATCACCTCCTTTCTACGAGTTTCGCGCAACCCGAGCACGCTTTAAGTGTTACATCCGCAAACTGTGAGAAAGAAACGAAGGCGTTGGGGTGACGCCTTCTTTTTTTGTCAATAGGAGCAGTTGGCGGGGCGAATGGTATTTTAATTTCTGATGAACAACAAAAAGTGCCGTTCGATTTCAGAAAAGGGAAGGGTTATTATTGCCGGATTTTTCAGTTGAAGGTTGTAACGGTTGATGACTTTTTTCTTTTTTTCTATCTCAGCCTGCCAGTTCCCGGTTTTGTAGAGGACAATTGCGCCGCCCGGTTTTAGGTGCGGGGCGGCGTAGTGAAGCGTCTTTTCCAGTGGTGCGGTGAGGCGGCTGAGAATTACATCGCAGTTGAGCGGCGGCACCGTTTCTGCCCGTTCGCAGTAGATTGAGCAGTTTTTCAGATTGAGTTCTTTTACCGCTATTTCAAGGAACCGGCACTTTTTTTTGATTGACTCAATGAGGATGAATGCGGTGTCGGGTCGGATTAGCGCCAGGGGTATTCCAGGAAAACCGGCACCACTACCCAAATCACAGCAGCGGGCATTTTGCGGGATAAAGGAGTGGGCAGCGAGGGAGTCGATGATGTGGTAGGTGAAAATCCGGTGGGTGTCCTGGCGCGAGACGAGGTTGATTTTCTGGTTGTACTCTCTGATGAGTTGGGCGTAGCGGCAGAGTTGACCGTAGGTTTCCGGAGTTATATTTAAGCCGATAGTTTGGGCGGCACGGGCAAATTCGGTAAATTCCGGGTCGTGCCCTACTGGCACGGGTCGTTCTCAGGCTGGTCTTTGATGTAGATGTCGGTGTCGAGGAAGTCGTTGAAGTCGGTCCAGCGCACCCCTTTGTTTTTCTCCATCGCGGCGCGGAAGATGGCGAGGCGGGAGTCGAGGTAGTCAAGGAAGAATACGATGAACGCCTCGGGAAATTTGGGCGTTTTGGGCGAGCCGTACTCGTTTTCGCCGTGGTGGGCTAATATCATATGCAGGACCATCTGGCGCAGTTCTTCGGGGAATTCGGGGATGGAGTTGATTTTTTCTAAGACCATCTGGTAGCCGAGCACAATGTGACCCAAAAGTTTGCCTTCATCGGTGTGTTCAATTACCAGGTCGTAGGAGTATTCGCGGATTTTGCCGACATCGTGGAGGATGGCGCCGGTGCGGATGAGGTCTTTGTCCAGTTCTGGATAGGTGGCACAGAGCGCATCAATCTGCCGGCACATCAAGACAGTGTGCTCTAAGAGGCCACCGAGGTAGGCGTGATGGACACGCACCGCCGCCGGTGCGAGGGTAAACTGTTCGGTGAATTTCGGGTCGTCGAAGAAGGCGTTGAGGAGTTTACGCAGAAACGGGTTTTGGATGGCGTTGATCTGGGTTTTCAGTTCTTTTAGGAGTTCGGTGCGGTTGAACCGGGTGACGGCGATGAAGTCGCCCCGTGACACCTGGCTCGGGTCAACAGGAAACAAGCCGGTCACGGTAACCTGAACCCTGCCCTGGTAGTCGGCGGCTTTACCCTGGATATGGCAGAAGCCGCCCGTGCCGATGTAGGTCAAGCCGTCTTCGATGTTGTCCCACATTATCGCCGAAAGGGCACCGGTGCGGTCGCGCAGTTCAAAGGTGATGAATCTGCCCCCATCGCGGCGGTCTTTGATGTCGAGCCGGGCGCAGAAGAACACATCGTTGACCAGCGTACCGGGCTTTAAATCTTTGACAAACTGGCGTTTCATTGTCCCGGAATTTATAAGGTGAAGCCGAAGGAGATGCGGTGCGCGGCGCCGAGCACGACCATCGGCACAAAGGTGTAGTCCAGTTGGTAGCGGTTGTAGCGGATGCCGATGCCGGCGGCAAATCCGGCAAGAGGGTCGGCACCAGAACCTGACATCAAATCTGAGCCCAAAGAGTTGTAACCGGCACGCAGGGCAAGAAACTGGTTGACCCAGCCTTCGATACCGGCACGGATGTTGAAACGGTTGCCCTGGGGTTTGCTTAAATTGAGATTGAGGTTGAGACCAGGTGTTGGCTCGTAGCAGGCGCCCAGGCTGAATTCCAGCGGCATCGGGTCGCGCGTGCCAAAGGGTTTTATCTGGACACCGAGATTTCGGGCGCTGAAACCGAGCCGCAGCCCGGTGACCGGTGGTTCGTAAGTTGCACCGAGGTTGCCAACGAGACCAACCGAGAAGAAGGTGTCAATCGTGCCGTAGAGACCGGCAATACCGATACCGATTAAAAGGCCACCGGTGGGCTGGTAGGAACCGCTGAGGTTGAGCGATGTGAAGGAGGCGCCAAATGTCCCCAGTTCTTCGCCCTGTTCGTTGGTCTTCTTCATCGTGCCGGCGTTGAGGTAGAAGATGCCGACACCAACACCTTTGGTGTTGTCGAGCGGCTGGGTGTAGGCGGCAGAGCCAAGATGGATGCCGGCCGGGTAGTTGATGTAGGTAAATTGGGCACCGGTAAGGGCGCCGGTGGCTGCCGGGTTGTAATAGAAACCAAAGGCGCCATCAGGTTTTGCGGTAGTGGCACCGGCAAGCGCCGCCTCGCGGGCGGTGGGTGTAATGTGCAGAAAGTCAAAGCCGGTGGTGCCGGCGCCGGGGTCAATGGCGATAAGGGTCAGGGCAAGGACGATTGCGGTCATAAGTTTATTAAAGAGGAAATATTGTTTATTGTCAAGTTAAACACCGGGGCAAAGAGTCAAAGGCGTGCGGTGATTTCTTGACACAAGTTTATAAGATTGGTAAAGTTAGTATATTGTTTTAAAAAATTTAACCTCAAGGAGGACATATGGCGTTAATAGATGAAGTGAAGGCGATTATCGCTGAAAAACTGCCCGATGCCGCGGGAAAGTTGACCCCGGACGCCCGTTTTCAGGAGGATTTGGGCGCTGATTCGCTCGATATCGTGGAACTGGTCCTGGCGTTTGAGGATAAGTTCGGGATTAAGATTCCGGATGAGGACTCGCAGCAGTTGACCACCGTGGGCAAGGCGGTTGAGTATTTAGAGCGCAAACTGGCAGAAAAGAAAGCCGCTGCCGAGTGATTTGCGGTTAACGCGGTGGGTTGAGCTATGACTGAAAAACGGCGCCGGGTTGTGGTAACCGGTCTTGGTATCGTTTCACCTTTGGGTCCTGATGTGCCAACCTACTGGCAGAATCTGCTTGCCGGCGAGAACGGCATTAGCCGAATAACCGCATTTGACCCCTCAGATTTGACGGTGCAGATTGCTGCCGAGGTGAAAGGGTTTGACCCGAAGGCGCGGCTCGATGCGAAGTTGGTGAAACGTGCGGACCGATTTACCCAGTTTGCCCTGTGGGCGGCAGTTGAGGCGGTGGCAGATGCCCGCCTGGAGTTTGATAAGGAGGATAAGGACCGGGTCGGGGTTGTGGTTGGTTCTGGAATGGGTGGAATCGCCACCTGGGAGGAGCAGCATTCGGTCTTTTTGAGTCGGGGTCCGCGGCCGGTTTCGCCGCTTTTAATCCCGATGATGATTCCGGATATGGCATCGGGACAGATAGCGATTTTGTACGGGTTGCGGGGCCCGAACTACTGCTCGGTTTCAGCGTGCGCTTCCGGGGCGCATGCGACCGGGGTGGCTTTGCGCCATATTCAGCAGGGTGATGCCGATGTGATGATTACCGGTGGGGTTGAGGCGCCAATCACGAAGTTTACCGTTGCGGCATTTGCCAATATGGGTGCGCTGTCCAAGCGTAATGACGCACCGGAGCGGGCATCAAGACCTTTTGACCGGGACCGGGACGGGTTTGTGGTTGCCGAAGGTGGCGGTATTTACATCCTTGAGGAGCTGGAGCATGCCCGACGCCGCGGGGCGAAGATTTACTGTGAGGTTGTTGGCTATGGTGCAACCGCGGACGGTTACCACATAACCGCGCCCGACCCCGAGGCAAAGGGAGCGGCGCTGGCGATGCGCCGGGCGCTGGAGGATGCGGGGCTTAAGCCGGAGGATATTGATTACATCAACGCCCATGGCACATCAACGCCGTTGAACGATGCGGCAGAGGTGAAGGCGATAAAGGATGTTTTTGGCGAGCACGCCCGGCGCTTGGTGGTCAACTCGACCAAGTCGATGATTGGTCATGGGTTAGGTGCCGCGGGTGCGATGGAGTTTGTGGCGACGGTGCTTTCGGTTAAAGAGGGCAAGGTGCACCAGACGAGAAACTTTGAACAGCCGGACGAAGGTGTGGAACTGGATTTTGTGCCCAAAGCGCCCCGGGAATTAAAAATCCGGGCGGCAATTTCCAATTCGTTCGGGTTTGGTGGCCACAACTGCTGTTTGTGCGTGAAACGGTTTGAGGAGGGTGTTGCTTAGTGAACCTGATGCTATTTTCCCAACGGACAATTTTTGAGATAAAAGGAGTGGCACGATGAAGATTGTATGTTGCATTAAACAGGTTCCTTCAACCGAAACCAAGGTGCGGATTAACCCCCAAACCGGTTTTGTCGACACCAATGAGGTTGAGTGGGTGATTAATCCGTACGACGAGTATGCGCTGGAGATGGCGTTAAGGATTAAGGAGAAGTTGGGTGCCGGTTCGGTGACCGCGGTCAGCCTTGGTCCAGAGCGGGTGAAGATGGCGCTGCGTACCGCACTGGCGATGGGTGTTGATGATGCGGTCCAGGTTTCGGACCCGGCTTTTGAAGGGCTTGATGGGCTGGGTATTGGCCAGGTGCTTGCCAGCGCCGTGGCACGGATTGGGTTCAATCTGATTTTGTGCGGGAAACAGGCGATAGACGACGATATGGCGTGGGTGCCGCAGGCGGTTGCCCATTTTCTTAATGTGCCCCATGTGGCGGTTGTTCCTGATGTGGAGATTGCCAATGCCGAGGCACAGGAAATCGTTGCCCATCGTGAGGTGGAAGGGGCAACCGAGATTGTCCAGGTGCGCCTGCCCTGTTTGTTGACGATTCAGAAGGGTAAGTATCAACCCCGTTATCCAACTTTGAAGTTGATGATGGCGGCGAAGAAGAAGGAAATCCCGGTCTGGGGCGCAAACGATTTGGGGCTGGACCCGGCAAAACTGTCGCGCCGGATTGTCCAGTTAGGACACAGTTTACCACCGGAGCGCAAGGCAGGACGGGTGCTGGAAGGAGAGTTGAATCAGGTGGTGCCGGAACTGGTGCGGCTACTGCGCGAGGAGGCAAAGGTCATCTGATGTTTGACCGGCAACTGGTTTTACCCCGGCTTGTCGTCGGTATCGGCGGCAATATGGGCTCGGGTAAATCAACCGTTGCCGAGGAGTTGCGGCGCTATGGCGCGCGGGTGATTGACGCCGACCAGATTGCCCGCAACCTCCTGCGCAAGGGCAGCGCCGAGTACAAGAAGGTGGTCGCCGCTTTTGGCAAGGATATTCTGGACAAAAAGGGGCAGATTGACCGCAGGGCGCTGGGACGCCGGGCGTTCAGTTCCAAGACCAGTTTGAAAAAGTTGAATGCGATTATGCATCCGCCAATCATCAAACGGATTGAGGACGAGATAGCAAAAACGAAAAGCGGGCTCTTGGTGGTGGATGCGGCGCTCTTATTTTCCTGCGGGCTTGACAAACAGGTTGATGTGTCGATTCTCGTCACGGCACCGGACACGCTGCGGCTGAAGCGGATGACGAAACTGGGTTTCAGTGCCGAGGAGGTGGCACAGAGGCTTGAGGTCCAGGGTTCGGACCGGAAGTACTGGTCAAAAGCCGATTTTGTCCTGGAAAACAAGGGGTCAATCGCCGAGTTGAAGCGCAAGGTGCGGGCGCTCTGGAACTTCTTTTACAGCAGTCGGGTCGAAGAACTCAGGGCGAGGAAGACGGGTTCGTGAAACTGAATCAGGTACCGCTGCGCGAACTGGAGTGCGCGGGCGGTGTGGTCAGGGCGTCAACTCCGAACATCCTGGAATACAAGGAGGTTGCGGATTTGGCACAGGACTTCTTGCAAGTTTATCAGGAGTTGATAAACCCGGCGGCAGAAAGGTTGGGACCAAAGGAGCGGGAGGCGAACGCCGAAAGTTATCTCCTTCTGGGCAGGGATGTGGAACTGGGCCGGTTGCATTTCATCTACGACCTTGAGGAGACCCGGCTGGCGTTTGAGGTCGGAGAGCCCGCTGCCAGTAAGGTGTATCGGTTGTTGCGCGAACAGCGGATTGTTGTGCCCGATTTAGGTGCCATCCGGGAGATGATGTCCGGGAATCTTGCCGAGACGGTGGCGGCAATCTTCTGGCAGATTGGGGCAATCAAGGTGAGTCTTGGTGACCTCAGGCCGCTGTTCAAGGTTGATGACAATCGGAACTACAGCCCGATTTACATCGATGTCAAAGGGCTATCCAACTACCCGGCGGTGAACGACTTTGTGTTGAGCGCCAGCGCGCTGCTCGTGAAGAATCTCAATTTTGATGCGATTTGCGGGATTGAAGCCGGCAGTATCGCCATTGCCGCGCTTCTGGCACAGAAACTGGCAAAGCCGATGTTTTTTGCCCGCCGGGAGTTACGCTATCCCGAGGCAAGCCCGTTTGAAGGGGTGAAACGGCACGAGTTGTTCAGAAAAAAGGTGCTTCTGGTGGACGACACCTTAGTTCACGGCTGGACCAAAGCCCGGGTTGTGGAAAAGATTCGGGATTGGGGCGCAAAGGTGGACGCCTGTTTTGTGCTTTTTGACCGCCAGCAGGGTGGTGAAGAGGAGCTGGCACAAACCGGGGTGAAACTTTACTCTCTGACCAATCGGGATGCCGCCCTTTCAGAAAAGATACCCCGGGAGGTAAGTTATCTCACCGATGGCGAGTTTGCCGAGGTCCGGGAGTACTTTCAAGACCCGGCAGCCTGGCATAAACGCCGGGGGCTAATGTTTCACCCGCCAACCGCCTACCGCTGATTAAGAAACAACAGGCGACCGCTAAAAAAAACTTGACAACGGGAATTTTTCTCTTCACAATTTGATTGCGCCGAAGGGAGAAACCGCTTTCGGTGCTGAGGAGTTTTTTAAAAGGAGGTGGAGATGACCTGGCATTACAACTGCCCGAACTGCGGTTATCCGCTTGCGGTGGACTGGTCGCGGCATAAGGATGAGGTTGTGTGTCGGCAGTGTCGCACCCGGCACTATCCGCCGACACCAGACGAAGACCATTTTGCCTATATCTGCGGTCAGAAGTGGCCACCGGAGATGGAGCAGGTGGTGATTGCCCGGCGCGGTACAACCTGTGTTGCCCCGGGCTGTTTTGCACCCTACAACACCCTGACCCTGCGCAAACCAATTTCTCAAGGCGGCAGGATATGCGTGGACAACCTGATACCGGTTTGCTTTAAGCACGCCCGGGAAAAGGGGGAGCGGGATTACGACGAATGGGTACGGGAGTTGCAGGAGATGAGCGGATCAAAACCGGTAATACCACCCGAGCCAACGATACCGGAGACACCACCAGTTGCCGCATCCGAGGAGCCCGAGCCGGTGGTAAGTTATGTGCTGTCAATCGCCCAGGGTTGCAACCTGCGGCTGGAACCGTTGCCGAACAACCGTCCGGTGATAATGGCGCCTTTTATCCGTGGTCCGGTGCGCAGGCTGCTTTTTGATTACGAGTGGCAGGTGCGGGGCGGTGCCGAGTCCGAGGTGATTCTTGTCGCCTGGCCCAGAGGTGAGGAGCCAGATTGGGCTGAAATCAACAGCGATGGATTCGGCGGTGTGATGGCGAAGAAGGAGTTGCAGGTGGAGCGTGATGCCCAGGGTCAGGGCTGCGTGTGGCTGGAGTTGCCACCAGGCCATCCGGGACGGTGGAATGTGGCGGTGATACTGACCGGTAATGGCAATGTGGCGATTACCGAATATGTCCTTGCCGGGACCGATTGACAACCGCTTTGGGCGTTAAGAGTTGAGGATTTCCCGGATGCGGTTGACAATATCGGCATGGGAAACCTCAGTTTGCGCTCCGGATGAGAGGTCTTTGAGCCCGTAAACCCCGCGCTTCATTTCTTCGGCACCAACAACAACACAGAGCCGGGCCTGGGCAAGGTCGGCAAGGTGAAACTGGCGTTTCAGTTTCGGGGTTTCGTAACTGATAAGGGCGGGGATGTTTTCTGCCCGGAGTCGGTCAACTAATTCCCGGGCCGCGGGCAGTTCCTCAGCGCCGGTCCAGACGATAAACACCATTTGCCGGAGCGGAGCGGTTTCTGGTTCTGGCAGGGCAAGGAGGGTGCGTTCCAAGCCAATTGCCAAGCCGATGGCGGGCGTGGGTGGACCGCCAAACTCTTCAATCAGGTAGTCGTATCTGCCACCGCCGCCGAGACTGATTTGCTCTCCCAGCACCGGTGAGACGAATTCAAAGGTTGTCCGGTTGTAGTAGTCAAGGCCCCGGACCAGATGCTCGTTCAGTTCCCAGCGCACCGGGGTATTTTTCAGTCCGCTGAGCACGGCGGCGAAATGTTTTTGGCATTCCGGGCAGAGGTGCTGATGGGGCAGCGGCGCCGCCTCAAGGACCTTCTGACAGTGCGGGTTTTTGCAGTCAAAGGTGCGCAGCGGGTTGTGTTCGAGCCGGCTGGCGCAGTCCGGGCACAGTTCCTCTTGATAAGGGCGCAGGAAGTTGAGCAGTTTTTCCCGGTAGTGCGGTCGGCACAAACGGCAGCCGATGGAGTTGATTAAAACCAGGCAGTCGTTGATGCCGAGCCGGGCGAAGAATTCGGCACCGAGTTGAATCGTCTCGGCATCAACCAGCGGATGGGCTTCGCCCAGCGCCTCGGCACCCAACTGGTAAAATTCCCGATAGCGTCCCTTCTGCGGTCGGCTGTAGCGAAAGCAGGGGGTGATGTAGAACAGCCGGCAGGGCAAACGCAACTGGTTTTCCAGCACGGCGCGCACCACACCCGGCGTCCCTTCGGGTTTCAAGGTCAAACTGCGGCCGGCACGGTCGTTAAAGGTGTACATCTCCTTCTGGACGATGTCCGAAGTGCTGCCCGAAGATTTGATGAACACCTCGGTGTGCTCAAAGGTCGGGGTGACGATTTCCCGGTAGCCGTAAAGGTGTGCCAGACGCCGGAAGGTTTTTTCCGCCCAGAACTTCTTTTCACTCTGCGGCGGCACAAAGTCCTGAGTCCCTTTGGGGCGATTGGATTTGAGCACGGCTATTTCAGACGGGTTGCCAGTTCGTAACAGATGATACCGAGACCCAAACCGATGAGGTTTGAGAGCAGGTCAACCTGATTGAATTCGCGTTTCGTGGGCAGCAGCCGTTGCAGGTATTCAACACCGAAGGCGATGGGCGCGGTGATTAAAATCCCGCTCCAGGGCAAAGCGGCCTGTCCCAGAACACCCATCACAACAAACATCCCGGTGTGGATTGTCTTATCAAGCCCGCGCTGGATAAGCCGGTTGGGTTTGCCGAGCGGTATTGACATCGCGAAGATGGTGACAATCACCCAGATGACAAACAGAACCCGGCTCGCGCTCCGTTTAGCCACGGCGTTCCTCCTCACCGCGGACAATCTCCTTGATCCGCATCAGCCGGGTCAGGTCCTGGCGTTCGGCTTCGGCCAGTTTGAAGTTGATCATCCGGATTGCCTCTTCAATTGAGGGGATTAAAACAAACTCCAGGGCGTTGACCCGGCGCCGGGTCCGTTCCAGTTCGCCGGCAAGGATTTCGAGTGTCTTCTCCTTTTCGGCAAGGATAAAGAGTGCATCCAGGAGGTTGTCAAGGGCTAAAAGCGCCCGGTCCAGTTCCGGTGAGGTTGTGGCAAAACCGTAGCAGCGGAGCGCACCCGTGACCTTCTTGGTGAAGACCGGGACCTCGATGTTCATCATCCGCCGGGTGGCAACGGAAAGTTCAACCCGCCGCGTCGGGACCAGGACCGCTTCGTCCAGAAACTGCGGTTCGTAGGCGGCGCGGGCGAGGGCAAACTGGCCCAGAATCGCGCGCATCGCCTTGCGCACGCGGGTGCGGTGCCGGCGAATTTCGTGAATCAGTTCCAGAAGCCGGCGCATCAACTCCTGCTGTTTGTCTTTCAGCAGTTTGTGACCACGGCGGGCGATGACAAGCCGGCGCCGCAGCCGCATCAGTTCCATCCGGGTGGCGCTTACTGAAAGTCTCATCGGGCAGATTTTAGCCGAGAACCGGGCAAAGTCAAAATTCCGCTAACGAGACGCTGCCGGCCGGTCAAGGCGCAGGACGATAATATCTCTGGTTTGTCGCATGCCATCTATTGCGACAAACACATCGCGGTCAACGCCGATGGCGGCGCTTTGGACATCAAAGCCGGGGTCAATGTGGTGTTCCCAGACGCTGGTGGCGTTGGGCTGGTATTCAAACACAAGAAGTTTGCGGCGCTTGGGCGTGATGAGAATGCCGGAGATAAAAATTGCGCCCTTTTCGGTAATCATTAGACCGCCGGCTTCGGCTTGCGCCGCGGCACCGTATGCGACCTTGCGCACCGCGCCACCGTCCGGCGTGTATTCCAGGACAACACAGCGGGTGGAATCATCGGTGCGGGCGGTGCCGAGACCGACGATGTTGCCAAACCGGTCAACACCAACCGCTGCGGGTAGGTCATTACCGCCCGAGTCGTAGCGCCGGGTCCAGAGGGTATCGCCGTTCGGTTTCGTGTGCATCAAGAGCATGTCCTGTCCGGAACAGGAGGCAACCCGGCAGAGCACGGTCAGATTGCCATCCGGGTGCACGGCAAGCGCCACGGCATCCGCACCCTGGTCAAACTGGTAGTTGCGCGTCCAGACCGTTTTGCCGGCGGGATTGAGCAGGGCGAGATAAACCTCCTGCCCCGATGCGCTTTGCACACCACCACAGAAGACAATGTTAGAGTCAAGGGCAGCGAGACCGTTTGCCCAGCAGGCGTTACCGCTGAAAATCCCCTTTTTCCAGATGGTTTTTCCCTCCGGTGTGACCTTGACAATCAGGGCAAAGGTGGTGTCGTAAAACCGGGCATAGCCGGCAAGCAACAGATTACCGGCGGAATCCAGGGCGGCGCTGCGGCAGATATTGACACTGCCTTCGGCAAACGGCTGGCGCCGGACAAAATTGCCCTTGCGGTCCAGAATCTGCACAAACCAGACCGTCCTGCCCTGTTGTTGATTACCCTGGGTGCCGGCGACGATAACCTCATCACCGCGGGTCAAAACCGCAGCGAGCTGGTCATCGGTACCGGTATCAAGCACCTTCTTCCAGGTTACGGTGGGTTTACCACACCGCCCAAAAAAGGGCAAAAAGGAGCAGATTAAGAGGGTGATAGATATCAGTTTTGGTAATGGTGACTCCCGGTCAACTCCGCACCAACTCATCACAGATATAGTTTATCAAAACGGGCGTAAAAGTCAAACCTGCGCGGGTCGGCTTCGGATACAGGACAGTGCAAACGGTACTGGAGACGGTACCGGAAACGGTCCCCCCGTCCATCTCGGAGGCGGTTTCCACCGTTATTGATAAATCGGCAGATTATTGATAAATATAAACTTACAGCAACGGGCGAAAAAAGGGCGGGTTAAACCCCGTTAAGAAAGTGAGAAAACCGGCTCTAAATGGATGAAGATACCGGTCTAAGATAGCGCTGGGACTTGACTTAAAAACAAGATTACTTACATTTTACCCAATGGGCATAATATCTTATGAAGATGAAAAAGAAAATGTCTGACGCAGAGCCGAAGTGGCAGCACCCGGACGGGAGACAACTCGCAGAAGGCGGGGCAAAACTGACCGATAACGGGCAGGGTTCGAGTTAAAAAGTGTAAGGTTAAATAATACAGGATTTCGGGTTGACGCCGGCGATTCAGGGGTTTATAATCTGAAAAATGAGCGGTCTGATTTTTTCCGTTTCCGGTTTGCGCGGGGTCGTGAACCGTGATTTGAGCCCGGAAACAGTTGAGATGTTTGCCGGCGCTTTTGGGCGGTTTGTGGGCGGTGGCAGGTTGGCGCTGGGCAGGGATGCGAGATTCAGCAGTGAGGAACTGGCAAAGGCGGCAACGATGGGTTTAAATGTTGCCGGCAGTAGTGTGGTTGATTTGGGCGTTTGCCCGACCCCGACCGTGGTCCATTTTGTGCGGCAGCAGGGTTTACAGGGCGGGTTGGTGATTACCGCAAGCCACAATCCTGCGGAGTGGAACGGGATGAAGTTTGTCCACAGTTCCGGGCGGTTTCTTGCGCCCGAGGAGTTTGAGCTTTTTCGGGCTGAGGTGGAGAAGGTTAAAAATGGTAATGGGTCAGGAACTTTCCGCACAGTAACGCGCAGCGTGGTGGCGGATGGTGTTGCCGGTCACATTGCGGCGATTGAGGAAAGTTCTTTGTTGCAGGGGATAGATGGTAAAGGGCTGCGCATCGGGGTTGATGCGGTTGACGGTGCGGCATCGGTTGCCGCGCCCCGGCTTTTGCAACGGTTGGGCTGTACGGTGCGCGAAATTTTTTGTTCCATCGGGAGAAATCAAGGTTTTCCCCGACCACCAGAGCCCAGGGCAGAGAGTTTAAGTGCGCTTTGTGATTTGGTGCGGCAGGAGAAACTTGATGCCGGTTTTGCGTTTGACCCGGATGGTGACCGGTTTAGTTGTGTTGATGAGTTGGGTGTGCCTCTGGGCGAAGAGGCGACATTGGCGCTGGCAGCGCTTTTTGTGCTCAAGCGCCGGCACGGTCCGGTGGTGGTGAATCTGTCCACGAGCAAGATGATTGATGATATCTGCCAGCGGTTCGGGGTTGAGGTTGAGCGCACGAAGGTGGGCGAGGCGTTTGTTGTGCAGCGGATTGTGGAACGGGGTGCGGTTTTGGGTGGTGAGGGTAATGGCGGGGTGATTCTGCCCGAAATCAATTTGACCCGGGATGGGCTGGTGGCGAGCGCGCTGGTGGTGGCGCTGATGAAGACAAGCGGGAAAAAGCTTTCCGAGTTGCGGCAGGAGTTGCCCGAGTATCATATGGAAAAGGTAACGGTGCCCGGGGAAAGGTTTAGCGCCGATGATTTTGTTTCCCGGCTGGAACAACGGTTGCCTTTTACCGGTCTTGACCGTACCGAAGGGGTGCGGCTTTTCGGGAAAGACTGGTGGGTGCACATCCGCAAGAGCAACACCGAGCCGATTGTGCGGGTTGTTGCTGAAGCCCGAACCAAAAAGGAGGTTGAAAACATTTTGCAGGTTGTCACCGGTTTGGTGAA contains:
- a CDS encoding phosphoribosyltransferase family protein, whose amino-acid sequence is MKLNQVPLRELECAGGVVRASTPNILEYKEVADLAQDFLQVYQELINPAAERLGPKEREANAESYLLLGRDVELGRLHFIYDLEETRLAFEVGEPAASKVYRLLREQRIVVPDLGAIREMMSGNLAETVAAIFWQIGAIKVSLGDLRPLFKVDDNRNYSPIYIDVKGLSNYPAVNDFVLSASALLVKNLNFDAICGIEAGSIAIAALLAQKLAKPMFFARRELRYPEASPFEGVKRHELFRKKVLLVDDTLVHGWTKARVVEKIRDWGAKVDACFVLFDRQQGGEEELAQTGVKLYSLTNRDAALSEKIPREVSYLTDGEFAEVREYFQDPAAWHKRRGLMFHPPTAYR
- a CDS encoding HNH endonuclease codes for the protein MTWHYNCPNCGYPLAVDWSRHKDEVVCRQCRTRHYPPTPDEDHFAYICGQKWPPEMEQVVIARRGTTCVAPGCFAPYNTLTLRKPISQGGRICVDNLIPVCFKHAREKGERDYDEWVRELQEMSGSKPVIPPEPTIPETPPVAASEEPEPVVSYVLSIAQGCNLRLEPLPNNRPVIMAPFIRGPVRRLLFDYEWQVRGGAESEVILVAWPRGEEPDWAEINSDGFGGVMAKKELQVERDAQGQGCVWLELPPGHPGRWNVAVILTGNGNVAITEYVLAGTD
- the hisS gene encoding histidine--tRNA ligase; its protein translation is MLKSNRPKGTQDFVPPQSEKKFWAEKTFRRLAHLYGYREIVTPTFEHTEVFIKSSGSTSDIVQKEMYTFNDRAGRSLTLKPEGTPGVVRAVLENQLRLPCRLFYITPCFRYSRPQKGRYREFYQLGAEALGEAHPLVDAETIQLGAEFFARLGINDCLVLINSIGCRLCRPHYREKLLNFLRPYQEELCPDCASRLEHNPLRTFDCKNPHCQKVLEAAPLPHQHLCPECQKHFAAVLSGLKNTPVRWELNEHLVRGLDYYNRTTFEFVSPVLGEQISLGGGGRYDYLIEEFGGPPTPAIGLAIGLERTLLALPEPETAPLRQMVFIVWTGAEELPAARELVDRLRAENIPALISYETPKLKRQFHLADLAQARLCVVVGAEEMKRGVYGLKDLSSGAQTEVSHADIVNRIREILNS
- a CDS encoding V-type ATP synthase subunit D; this translates as MRLSVSATRMELMRLRRRLVIARRGHKLLKDKQQELMRRLLELIHEIRRHRTRVRKAMRAILGQFALARAAYEPQFLDEAVLVPTRRVELSVATRRMMNIEVPVFTKKVTGALRCYGFATTSPELDRALLALDNLLDALFILAEKEKTLEILAGELERTRRRVNALEFVLIPSIEEAIRMINFKLAEAERQDLTRLMRIKEIVRGEEERRG
- a CDS encoding phosphoglucosamine mutase: MSGLIFSVSGLRGVVNRDLSPETVEMFAGAFGRFVGGGRLALGRDARFSSEELAKAATMGLNVAGSSVVDLGVCPTPTVVHFVRQQGLQGGLVITASHNPAEWNGMKFVHSSGRFLAPEEFELFRAEVEKVKNGNGSGTFRTVTRSVVADGVAGHIAAIEESSLLQGIDGKGLRIGVDAVDGAASVAAPRLLQRLGCTVREIFCSIGRNQGFPRPPEPRAESLSALCDLVRQEKLDAGFAFDPDGDRFSCVDELGVPLGEEATLALAALFVLKRRHGPVVVNLSTSKMIDDICQRFGVEVERTKVGEAFVVQRIVERGAVLGGEGNGGVILPEINLTRDGLVASALVVALMKTSGKKLSELRQELPEYHMEKVTVPGERFSADDFVSRLEQRLPFTGLDRTEGVRLFGKDWWVHIRKSNTEPIVRVVAEARTKKEVENILQVVTGLVNES